Below is a genomic region from Streptomyces sp. NBC_00461.
TTGTCGGCGTCCGGGTAGTCCGGCACCCAGCCCTTCACGTACACGCCGTACCTGCCCTTGGCGATGTCCTTCTCGTACTGGTCGAAGGCGACGGACTTCACGTCGGCCTCGAAGAGACCGCTGGCGTTGAGCTGCTTCGCTATCGCCTTGAGTTCCTGGTCGGTGGCCGGGCCATAGCGGGACGGGGTGGACCAAAGGGTCAGTTTCACCTTGCCGGTGATGCCCGTGTCCTTCAGGGCGGCGGCGGCCTTGGCCGGGGAGGGGCTGGCGCCGTAGGTGTCGAAGAAGGCCGTGTTGTGGCCCGCGATGCCGGCCGGGATGATCGAGTAGAGCGGGGTGGCGGTGCCCTCGTAGACGTCCTTGATGAGGGCGTCGCGGTCGATGAGGTAGGCGATGGCCTTGCGTACGCCGATTTTTCCGGCGACCGGGTCGTGCATGTTGAAGACCAGGTGCTGGACCTCGGCGCTGCTGCCCTCGACGACCTCGGCCTTCGAGCTGTTGTCGGCGTTCTGGATGTCGGCGATGTCGCCCGCGCTGAGGCCTCGGTAGGCGATGTCGATCTTGTTGTCCAGCAGGTCCTTCTTCAGGGCCGACTGGTCTCCGTGGAAGAACTTCAGCGTGACGCCGGAGTTCTTCACCTTCGCGGTGCCCTTGTAGCCGTCGTTGACGGAGAAGACGGCCTTGTCGTCGCCGAACGAGTCCAGCTTGTACGGGCCCGAGCCGACCGCCTCGCCGTCCTTGCGCAGCCCGCCGGCGTCGTACTGCTTGTGGTCGACGATGGAGCCGGCGCCGGAGGCGATCTTGCTGGGGAAGGTGGCGTCGGGCACCTTCAGGCGGAAGACGACCGTCTTCTCGTCCGGCGCCTCCACCTTGTCCAGCATGGGGAACATGATCGCCGGGCCGGCGGGGTCGTTGATCTTGAGCGTGCGGTCGAAGGAGAACTTGACGTCCTCGGAGGTGAGCGCGTCACCGTTGCTGAACTGGAGGCCGTCCTTCAGCGTGCACTTGTAGACCGTGGTCGACGTGTCCGTGAAGCCGCACGACTTGGCCGCCTCCGGCTCGGGCTCCGTGCCTCCGTTGGGGAAGCTGAGCAGCGACTGGAAGACGTTGTTGAACAACAGCCAGGAGCCGGGGTCGTAGCCGGAGGCGGGGTCGGTGGCCAGGACGTCGTCCGACATTCCCATGACCACTGAGGAACCGGTCCCCCCGGAATCGCCGCTGCCCGTTCCGCAGCCGGTCAAAAGGCCGGAGGCCAGCCCTGCCACTACGGGCAGGACCGGCCACTGGTTGCGCATATTCACTGCAATGCCTTCTCATCGGGATCGGGACCCCCGGGGCCGCCGTCCCCGGGCCCCGAACGCGAGACAGATCAGCCGCTCACTCCACGGCCGAGCTCCCACAACTGAAGGGTCGAGGAGGAGTTGAGAGCATAGGCGGTCCCCGTGACGTCGTCGCGGGCGGCGACGTACTGCTTGCCCTGCCACAGCGGGAGGATCGGGACGTCGTCGGCGACGATGTCCTGGATCTGGTTGAGGTTGGAGGCGGCCGCGATGCGGTCGGCCTCACGGCGGGACGCCGGGATCAGACTGTTGATGATCTTGCTGTTCCGGTACGGCAGCTTGAGGAAGTTGTCCTTGTCGAGGAACGGCGCGAGGAAGTTGTCCGGGTCCGGGAAGTCCGGGAACCAGCCCATGCCCCAGACGTCGTACTGCCCCTTGCGCTCGGCCGGGACGAACTTCGACCAGGGCGTGCCCTGGATGCTGACGTCGAACAGGCCGCTGCTGTTGAGCTGCTTCTGAAGGATCTCGAATTCCTTCTTGGTGGCCGAGCCGTAGTGGTCGGTCGTGTAGTGCAGCGTCAGCTTGACCGGGCTGGTGATGTTGGCACCCGCCAGCAGTGCCTTGGCCTTGGCGGTGCTCGGGTCGGCGTACTTGTTGAAGAACGAGTTGGAGTGGCCGGTGATGCTCGCCGGGACGAGCGAGTACAGCGGCTCGGCCTGGGTGCCGTACACCTTGGAGACCAGCTCGCCTCGGTTGATCAGCTGGGCCATCGCCTGGCGGACGGCCCTCGTCTTCACGCTCGGGGCGTTGGTGTTGAAGGCGAGGTAGCGGATCTCGAGGCCGGCCAGCTCGACCAGGTCGACGTTCGGGTTCGAGTCGGCGGACAGCTTCTGGATCTGTTCGGGCGTCATGGTGCGGGTCATGACGTCGATGTCACCCTTGTCGAGCGCGGTGCCCATCTTGTCGGCGTCCGCGTACGAGATCATGTCGACCTTGGAGTTGTTCACCTTCAGAGTCCCCTGGTAGTTGGGGTTCTTGGTGAAGGTGGCCTTGACGATCGCGTCGTCCTTGACCTCGGTCGAGAGGGTGTACGGGCCGGAGCCGTCGACATCGAAGCCGTCGCGCAGCTTGTTCTTCTCGTAGTCGTCGGGGTTGACGATGCCCGCGACCGGAGTCGACAGCTTGTACGGGAACGTGGCGTCCGCGGTCTTGAGGTGGAAGATGACTTCGTTGTCACCCTGCGTCTCGACGGTGTCGATGGTGGACAGCAGGGCGAACACGTCGGAGTCGGCCTTGATGGCGCGGGCGCGGTCGATGGAGTACTTCACGTCGGCCGCGGTGATCTTGTCGCCGTTGGAGAACTTCAGGCCGTCCCGCAGCTTGCAGGCGTAGCGCTCGTCTCCCGAGTCGGTGAAGCCGCAGCTCTGCGCGGCCTCGGGCACGGGGTCCCCCTCGCCCTTCGGCTGGATCATCAGGGTCTGCACGGTCTGGCGCAGGATGTTCCAGGTGCCGACGTCGTACGCGTACGCCGGATCGAGCGGCGCCGGTGCGTCCTTGGTGGCGGTGAAGGCGTCGGTGGTACCGACGGTGATCGCGTCCCCGCCGCTGCTGCCACTGTCGGAACCCCCACACGCGGCGAGCACGGGTGCGAGCAGGCCGACCACGGCCGGCAGCACCAAAGTCTTGCGGTTCATGCTCGTGATTCTCCAGAGCTGTTCAGGTCCGTGTACCCGGCATGCAGGGGTGTCGCAGCGGATCACGGGGGTAGAGGCGATGGTTCCCGCACGAGATTAGTCCGCACCTGCACGGCGCTTCGAAGTCACCGGACTCGGGGCCCCATCACGCAGTGAAACCGGCTGCGGACAGACCGAAAACCCGACCGGAGAAGGATTAGTGCAGCGTTCCATGAATCGGGACACAAGGGCACGCCGACGCACCCCTCAAGCGGGCGATCAGCACATCGCGCGCGACCTGTCCAGGCCCGGGCGAGTGGGGAACCTCACATTCCCAACGGCGGGGACCGGTACCGGAATTCGGCCATCCGCCGTGATTCGAATTCCCTCGCACACCGGCTCTGGAATTCAAGTCCTATCGGCGCTGCACGCTGGGTGAACGCTCAGCGCATTTCCGTCATCAGGCGGCGATCAGTCCGCGCAGGAATGCCAGGTCGACGTCTTCGAGTGAGGTGACGACGGTGCGCCGGACGGCGGGGGCGATGGGGGCCACCGAGGGGACCGCGACCACGTGGCAGCCGGCGGCCTCGGCCGCGGCGACGCCGGTCGCGGTGTCCTCGATGACCGCGCATCTGGTCGGATCCACGCCGAGTCCTGCGGCGGCGAACAGGTAGGGGTCGGGGTGCGGCTTGGTCCGCGGCACCTCGTCGCCGGCGACCGACAGGGCGAAGTGGTGGGCTCCGAGCGAGCCGATCACCCGGTCGATGATGCGCCGGTGCGAGGCGGAGACCAGGGCGGTGGGGATCTCGTACTCGAAGAGCTCCGCGAGCAGTCTGGCGGCGCCCGGCATCAGGGGCAGGGCCCGGTCGATGCGGTCCTCGAAACCCTGGTTGAGCAGGACCGTGAGCTCCGCCATGGCGATGTCGGCGCCGGTGGCCTCGATGAGGAACCCCGCGCTGCGGGTCATGGGGCCGCCGACCACGACATGGCGCCACGACTCGTCGAGGACGTGGCCGAGGCCCGCGAAGATCTCGACTTCGACGTCCCACCAGAAGCCCTCGGTGTCCACCAGGGTTCCGTCCATGTCGAGGAGCACGGCCTGCAGCACTGAGCCTTCGGCCGTACGGGTTCCGAGCGCGGGGACCGTACTGGTCATCCTGGCGCACCTCCTTGGGGACGACCAGGCCGGTTCCCGCTGGGGGAACCGGCCTGCAGTGGACCGACCAGTGTACGTCTCCCGCGACGGAAGTGCCTCGTTTGACCGAAGCAGGTCCCGGGCACTCCGTGAATACCGCCGGGAGGCGCCATGACGTGCGCCGATGTGTCCCCGAATGTGTCCTCGCGCGTGTCCGGGGCCGGCCTTTGTCAGCGGGCGTTGAAGTACTTCGCCTCCGGGTGGTGGATCACGATCGCGTCCGTGGACTGCTCGGGGTGCAGCTGGAACTCCTCGGAGAGGTGGACGCCGATGCGCTCCGGCTGGAGCAGGTCGGCGATCTTGGCGCGGTCCTCCAGGTTCGGACAGGCTCCGTAGCCGAGGGAGAAGCGGGCGCCCCGGTACTTCAGGGCGAACATGTCCTCCATCTGGCTCGGGTCCTCACCGGCGAAGCCGAGCTCCGACCGCACGCGCGCGTGCCAGTACTCGGCGAGCGCCTCGGCCAACTGCACCGACAGACCGTGCAGTTCGAGGTAGTCGCGGTAGGCGTTCGCCTCGAACATCCGCGCCGTCTCCTCGCCGATCCGCGAGCCGACGGTGACGACCTGGAGGCCGACGACGTCGGTCTCCCCCGTCTCCTGAGGGCGGAAGAAGTCCGCGAGGCACAGCCGGCGGCCGCGGCGCTGGCGCGGGAAGGTGAAGCGGGTGCGTTCGTTGCCGTGCTCGTCCAGGATGATCAGGTCGTCGTCCTTGGAGACGCACGGGAAGTAGCCGTAGACAACGGCCGCTTCCAGCAGGTTGTCGGTCTGCAGCCGGTCCAGCAGGCCGCGCAGCCGGGGCCGGCCGTCGGTCTCGACGAGTTCCTCGTACGTCGGCCCCTCGCCGGTACGGGCCTGCTTGAGGCCCCACTGGCCCTTGAACAGCGCGCCCTCGTCCAGCCAGCTCGCGTACTCCTTGAGCTGGATGCCCTTGATGACACGGGTGTCCCAGAAGGGCGGGGTGGGGATGGGGTTGTCGGTGGCGACGTCCGAGCGGACGTGGCCCTCCTCCGGGCGTTCCTCCACCTCGACGGCCGAAGTCGCCCGCACCCGGCGCTGCTTGAGCTCGGGCAGCTTGGCTCCGGGCACGCCCCGCTTGACTCCGATCAGCGCGTCCATCAGGCGCAGGCCCTCGAACGCGTCGCGGGCGTAGCGGACTTCGCCCTCGTAGATCTCGTGCAGGTCCTGCTCGACGTACGCGCGGGTGAGGGCCGCGCCGCCGAGGATGACCGGGAAGTCCGCCGCGAGGCCGCGCTGGTTGAGCTCCTCCAGGTTCTCCTTCATGATCACCGTGGACTTGACCAGGAGCCCGGACATGCCGATGACGTCGGCCCGGTGCTCCTCGGCAGCGTCGAGGATCGCGGAGACCGGCTGCTTGATGCCGAGGTTGACGACGTTGTAGCCGTTGTTGGACAGGATGATGTCGACGAGGTTCTTGCCGATGTCGTGGACGTCCCCGCGCACGGTGGCGAGGACGATGGTGCCCTTGCCCTCGTCGTCGGACTTCTCCATGTGCGGTTCGAGGTGGGCCACCGCGGTCTTCATGACCTCGGCGGACTGGAGCACGAACGGCAGCTGCATCTGGCCGGAGCCGAACAGCTCGCCGACGACCTTCATGCCGTCCAGCAGCGTCTCGTTGACGATGTCGAGGGCGGGGCGGGTGGTCAGCGCCTCGTCGAGGTCGGCCTCCAGACCGTTCTTCTCGCCGTCGATGATGCGGCGCTTGAGGCGCTCCTCCAGCGGGAGGGCGGCCAGTTCCTCGGCCTTCCCCGCCTTCAGCGACTTGGCGGTGGCGCCCTCGAACAGCGCCATCAGCTTCTGGAGGGGGTCGTAGGCTGGTTTGTCGCCTTGCTGGGCGGAGCGACGGTCGTGGATCAGGTCGAGAGCCGTCTGCACCTCCTCCTCGCTGAACCGGGCGATCGGCAGGATCTTCGACGCGTGGACGATCGCCGAGTCGAGGCCCGCCTTGACGCACTCGTCCAGGAAGACGGAGTTGAGCAGGATGCGGGCGGCCGGGTTGAGGCCGAAGGAGATGTTCGACAGGCCCAGCGTGGTCTGTACGTCCGGGTGGCGCCGCTTGAGTTCGCGGATCGCCTCGATGGTGGCGATGCCGTCCTTGCGGGACTCCTCCTGGCCGGTACAGATGGTGAAGGTCAGGGTGTCGATGAGGATGTCCGACTCGTGGATGCCCCAGTTGCCGGTCAGGTCGTCGATGAGCCGTTCGGCGATCTCGACCTTCTTCTCGGGAGTGCGGGCCTGTCCCACCTCGTCGATGGTCAGGGCGATCAGCGCGGCACCGTGCTCCTGCGCGAGCTTGGTGACCTTCGCGAAGCGGGACTCCGGGCCGTCGCCGTCCTCGTAGTTGACGGAGTTGATGACCGCGCGGCCGCCCAGTTTCTCCAGCCCCGCCCGGAGCACCTCCACTTCGGTGGAGTCCAGCACGATCGGCAGGGTGGAGGCGGTGGCGAAGCGGCCGGCCAGCTCCTCCATGTCGGCGACGCCGTCGCGGCCGACGTAGTCCACGCAGAGGTCCAGCATGTGGGCGCCCTCGCGGATCTGGTCGCGGGCCATCTCCACGCAGTCGTCCCAGCGGGCCTCCAGCATGGCCTCGCGGAACTTCTTCGAGCCGTTGGCGTTGGTGCGCTCGCCGATGGCCAGGTACGAGGTGTCCTGGCGGAAGGGCACGGTCTGGTAGAGGGAGGCGGCGCCCGGCTCGGGCTGCGGATGCCGCTCGGTCGGGGCGGTGCCTCGGACCCGCTCGACGACCTGGCGCAGATGCTCGGGGGTGGTGCCGCAGCAGCCGCCGATGAGAGAGAGGCCGTACTCGCGTACGAAGGTCTCCTGGGCGTCGGCGAGTTCCGGCGCCGTGAGCGGGTAGTGGGCGCCGTCGCGGCCGAGGACCGGCAGGCCCGCGTTGGGCATGCAGGACAGCTGAACGCGCGAGTGGCGGGCCAGGTAGCGCAGGTGCTCGCTCATCTCGGCCGGTCCGGTGGCGCAGTTCAGCCCGATCATGTCGATGCCGAGCGGTTCCAGCGCGGTGAGCGCGGCGCCGATCTCCGAGCCGAGCAGCATGGTGCCGGTCGTCTCGACCGTCACCGACACGATGAGCGGGACCTCGTACCCGGCCGTCTCCATGGCCCGGCGGGCGGCCAGGACGGAGGCCTTGGTCTGCAGCAGGTCCTGGGTGGTCTCCACCAGCAGCGCGTCGGCGCCGCCGGCGAGCAGGCCCTCGGCGTTCTGCTGGTACGCGTCACGGATGACATCGAAGGTGGTGTGGCCGAGGGTGGGCAGCTTGGTGCCGGGGCCCATCGAGCCCAGCACCCAGCGCTGGCGGCCGTCGCGCGCGGCGAACTCGTCCGCCGTCTCGCGGGCGATGCGGGCACCGGCCTCGGACAGTTCGGCGACGCGCTCGGGAATGTCGTATTCACCCAGGGCGGTGAGGTTCGCGCCGAAGGTGTTGGTCTCCACGCAGTCGACGCCCGCGTCGAAGTACTCGGAGTGCACCGAGCGGACGATGTCCGGACGGGTCACGTTGAGGACCTCGTTGCAGCCCTCCAACTGCTGGAAGTCGTCCAGTGTGGGGTCCTGCGCCTGCAGCATGGTGCCCATCGCTCCGTCGGCGACCACCACTCGGGTGGCCAGCGCCTCACGGAGCGCGGACGCACGGGTCCGGCTGTCGGCGGAAGGGGTCAGTGGCGACGAGGCCATTTAAGGGGCTCCCTTGGGTGCGACGGCTGTCGGCTTTGCACCCCTCCGTGGATCTCCCGCGGCGGGCGCACTTCGCCAGGGTAACCGGGTCCGCGCCGGGATGGTCAGGGCGTCCACGGGGCGGACCCGGGTGACGGGCAGGTCACTCAGGGGATACGAGTGACACAACGGATCGCGACGGATGACGACCAACCATTAGCGGGAGGTCGACATCGACCGGTAGTGTTCGACATTGCCGAACAGCGGCAGCGGCGTCGCACGTCGACGGTCGAAGGGGACGGAGGCAGCACGGCGATGGCACGGAACATCCAGTCGCTCGAACGGGCGGCCGCGATGCTGCGGCTGCTCGCGGGCGGCGAGCGACGGCTCGGCCTCTCGGACATCGCCTCGTCACTGGGCCTCGCCAAGGGCACCGCCCACGGGATCCTGCGCACCCTCCAGCAGGAGGGGTTCGTCGAGCAGGACGACGCCTCCGGGCGCTATCAGCTGGGCGCCGAACTGCTGCGCCTGGGCACCACCTACCTCGACGTGCACGAGCTGCGGGCGCGGGCCCTGGTATGGACGGACGACCTGGCCAGGTCGAGCGGGGAGAGCGTGTATCTCGGCGTCCTGCACCAGCAGGGTGTGCTGATCGTGCACCACGTCTTCCGGCCCGACGACAGCCGTCAGGTGCTGGAGATCGGGGCCATGCAGCCCCTGCACTCCACGGCCCTGGGCAAGGTCCTGTCGGCCTACGACCCGGTCGCGCACAGCGAGGCCGTCGAGGCCGACCGCAAGCCCTTCACCGACAGGACCGTGTGCGGGCTGGAGGACTTCGAGCACATCCTCGACATGTCGCGCGCGCGTGGTTACGCGGCCGACGTCGAGGAGACCTGGGAGGGCGTCGCGTCCGTCGCCGCGCCCATCCACGACCGGCGGCGGATGCCGGTGGGCGCGGTGGGCATCACCGGCGCCGTGGAGCGGCTGTGCCGGGACGGCGAGCTGCAGCCCGAGCTGATCGCCGCGGTGCGGGACTGTGCCCGTGCGGTGTCGCGGGATCTGGGTGCCGGGCGGTTCTGAGAGGCGTGGACGGAGGCCGGAACGCCGAACGGCGTTCCGGCCTCCGTCGTACCTGGACGCAGCACGGCGAACCGTCCAGTTGGTACGCACCGTGCTTGTTACGCCGCCGTACGCAGCTGACCTGCAAGATCGACAGCTCACGGCTTTCAGTAACGATCGCGCTTTCGACTACAGGGCTCTTGACTCGCATGCGAAGCCGGAGCAAGACTCCCGTCCATCGGTCGGCATTGTCGAACACCTACCGGCAATACGCGCTAGAGTGTGACAACGCCAAGGGCCGGCATCGCTCTCACCCCCGAGGGCAGCTCGAACTCCCGGAGGGACCCGGGGTTCGGTCCCCTGGACGAAGGACAAAGGAGTCGCGGGTGTCCAGCTCCGACATCTTCATCGGCGAGACCATCGGTACCGCCATACTCATCCTGCTCGGCGGCGGCGTCTGCGCCGCCGTGACGCTGAAGGCCTCCAAGGCCCGTAACGCCGGCTGGCTGGCCATCACCTTCGGGTGGGGCTTCGCGGTACTGACGGCGGTCTACACGTCGGCGCCGCTCTCCGGCGCCCACCTGAACCCGGCCGTGACGCTCGCACTCGCGATCAAGAACGGCGACTGGAGCAACGTCCCGGTGTACTGGGCCGGACAGCTCCTCGGCGCCGCGATCGGCGCGAGCCTGGTCTGGGTCGCCTACTACGGGCAGTTCCACGCGCACCTCACCGACAAGGAGATCGTCGGCGGTCCGGGTGCGCAGGCCACGAAGGTCAAGGCCGTCGAGGCCCAGGAGGCGGGCGCAGGCCCGGTGCTGGGCATCTTCTCCACCGGCCCGGAGATCCGTGTCGTGTGGCAGAACCTCGCCACGGAGATCATCGGCACCATCGTGCTGGTGCTCGCCGTCCTCACGCAGGGCCTGAACGACAGCGGCAAGGGCCTCGGCACGCTGGGTGCCCTGATCACCGCACTCGTGGTCGTCTCGATCGGTCTGTCCCTCGGCGGCCCGACCGGCTACGCGATCAACCCGGCCCGTGACCTCGGCCCGCGCATCGTGCACGCCCTGCTCCCCCTGCCCAACAAGGGCAGGTCCGACTGGAGCTACGCCTGGATCCCGGTGGTCGGTCCGCTGATCGGCGGCGCCATCGCTGCAGGCATCTACAACGTCGCTTTTGCTTAAGAGCACTGGGCTTCACCGCACTTAACCAGCACCGCGCCGTACAGACAGCCCCACATCCACGGAACTCCAGGAGCACACAGTGACCGACGCGCACACCGCCGGCCCCTTCATCGCCGCTATCGACCAGGGCACCACCTCCAGCCGCTGCATCGTCTTCGACCGGGACGGCCGTATCGTCTCCGTCGACCAGAAGGAGCACGAGCAGATCTTCCCGAAGCCGGGCTGGGTCGAGCACAACGCCAACGAGATCTGGACGAACGTCCAGGAGGTCGTCGCCGGAGCCGTCCAGAAGGCCGGCATCACCCGTGACGACATCAAGGCCATCGGCATCACCAACCAGCGTGAGACCACGCTGCTGTGGGACAAGAACACCGGTGAGCCCGTCCACAACGCCATCGTCTGGCAGGACACCCGCACCGACGCCCTGTGCAAGGAACTCGGCCGCAACGTCGGCCAGGACCGCTTCCGCCGCGAGACCGGCCTCCCGCTGGCCTCGTACTTCGCGGGCCCCAAGGCCCGCTGGCTGCTCGACAACGTCGAGGGGCTGCGCGAGCGCGCCGAGGCGGGCGACATCCTCTTCGGCACCATGGACAGCTGGGTCATCTGGAACCTGACGGGCGGTGTCAACGGCGGCCGGCACGTCACCGACGTCACCAACGCCTCCCGCACCATGCTGATGAACCTGCACACCATGGAGTGGGACGACAAGATCGCCGAGTCCATCGGCGTCCCGCTCGCGATGCTCCCGGAGATCCGCTCCTCCGCCGAGGTGTACGGCGAGATCACCGGCGGCAAGCTGGGCGACCTGCTCGGCGGCATCCCCGTCGCCTCCGCGCTCGGCGACCAGCAGGCGGCCCTGTTCGGCCAGACCTGTTTCGCGGAGGGCGAGGCCAAGTCGACGTACGGCACCGGCACCTTCCTGCTGATGAACACCGGCGAGAAGCCCGTCAACTCCTACAACGGCCTGCTGACCACGGTCGGCTACCGCATCGGTGACGAGAAGGCGGTCTACGCCCTGGAGGGCTCGATCGCCGTCACCGGTTCGCTGGTGCAGTGGATGCGCGACCAGATGGGCCTGATCTCCACCGCCGCCGAGATCGAGACCCTCGCGCTCACGGTCGAGGACAACGGCGGCGCCTACTTCGTGCCGGCCTTCTCCGGTCTGTTCGCCCCGTACTGGCGCTCCGACGCCCGCGGTGTGATCGCCGGCCTCACCCGGTACGTCACCAAGGCGCACCTCGCGCGCGCCGTCCTGGAGGCCACGGCCTGGCAGACCCGTGAGATCACCGACGCCATGACGAAGGACTCCGGCGTCGAGCTCGCGGCGATCAAGGTCGACGGCGGTATGACCTCCAACAACCTGCTGATGCAGACGCTCTCGGACTTCGTCGACGCACCCGTGGTGCGCCCGATGGTCGCCGAGACCACCTGCCTCGGTGCCGCTTACGCCGCCGGTCTCGCCGTCGGCTTCTGGACCAGCACCGACGACCTGCGTGCCAACTGGCGCCGGGCCGCCGAGTGGACCCCCAACATGGCCGCGGAGAAGCGCGACCGTGAGTACAAGAGCTGGCTCAAGGCCGTCGAGCGGACCATGGGCTGGCTCGAGGACGACGAGAGCTGACGAGAGCTCCTGACGGCTCTCGCACGCTCTGATGAGGAGTAAGAACCCGAAATGACCAGTCAGTCCACCCTGCAGTCCGTGCCTGCCCTGGGTACGCACCCGGCCTCCGCCTCGAACCCGAGCCGAGCCGAGACCCGGGAACAGCTCTCCAAGGCGTCGTTCGACCTTCTCGTGATCGGCGGCGGCATCCTGGGCATCTCCACCGCCTGGCACGCCGCGCAGTCCGGCCTCAGGGTGGCTCTGGTCGACGCCGGCGACTTCGCCGGCGCCACCTCTTCCGCCTCCTCCAAGCTGCTCCACGGCGGTCTGCGCTACCTGCAGACCGGCGCGGTGAAGCTGGTGGCGGAGAACCACTTCGAGCGCCGTGCGGTGTCTCGTCAGGTGGCCCCCCACCTGGCGAACCCGCTCACGTTCTACCTCCCCGTGTACAAGGGCGGGCCGCACGGCGCTGCGAAGCTCGGGGCGGGCGTCTTCGCCTACTCCGCGCTCTCCGCGTTCGGTGACGGCGTCGGCCACCTCCTCTCCCCCGCCAAGGCGGCGCAGGACGTGCCCGAGCTGCGCACCGACAACCTCAAGGCCGTCGCCGTCTACGGCGACGACCAGATGAACGACGCGCGCATGGCGCTGATGACGGTCCGTGCGGCCGTCGAGTCGGGCGCGGTCGTCCTCAACCACGCCGAGGTGACCGGCCTGAGGTTCACCAAGGGCCGGGTGACCGGTGCCGACCTGCGCGACCGCACCAGTGGCGACGAGTTCGGCGTCAACGCCCGTCTGGTGCTCAACGCGACCGGCCCGTGGGTCGACCACCTGCGCCGCATGGAGGACCCGAACGCCGCCCCGTCGATCCGGCTGTCGAAGGGCGCGCATCTGGTCCTGAAGCGGACGTCCCCGTGGAAGGCCGCGCTCGCGACCCCGATCGACAAGTACCGCATCACCTTCGCCCTCCCCTGGGAGGACATGCTGCTGCTCGGCACGACCGACGAGGAGTTCGAGGGCGACCCGGCGGACGTCGCGGTCACCGAGAAGGACATATCCCAGATCCTGGACGAGGCCGCGTTCTCGGTCCGCGACCAGCAGCTGTCGCGTGACCTCATCACGTACTCCTTCGCGGGTCTGCGCGTGCTGCCGGGCGGCCCCGGCGACACGGCGAAGGCCAAGCGCGAGACCGTGGTGACGGAGGGCCGTGCCGGGATGCTGTCCGTCGCGGGCGGCAAGTGGACGACCTTCCGGCACATCGGCCGTACGGTGATGCAGAAGCTGGAGGCGCTGCCGGGCGCTCCGCTGGGTGACGACTTCGAGCCGATCTCGTCGCTGCCGAAGAAGCTGCCGCTTCCCGGCGTCGCCAACCCGCGCGCGGTCGCCCACCGGCTGCTGGTCGACCACCCCGCGCCGGGTCCGCGCATGGCCGCCGACACCGCCAAGCACCTTGCCACGCACTAC
It encodes:
- a CDS encoding MIP/aquaporin family protein yields the protein MSSSDIFIGETIGTAILILLGGGVCAAVTLKASKARNAGWLAITFGWGFAVLTAVYTSAPLSGAHLNPAVTLALAIKNGDWSNVPVYWAGQLLGAAIGASLVWVAYYGQFHAHLTDKEIVGGPGAQATKVKAVEAQEAGAGPVLGIFSTGPEIRVVWQNLATEIIGTIVLVLAVLTQGLNDSGKGLGTLGALITALVVVSIGLSLGGPTGYAINPARDLGPRIVHALLPLPNKGRSDWSYAWIPVVGPLIGGAIAAGIYNVAFA
- the glpK gene encoding glycerol kinase GlpK, coding for MTDAHTAGPFIAAIDQGTTSSRCIVFDRDGRIVSVDQKEHEQIFPKPGWVEHNANEIWTNVQEVVAGAVQKAGITRDDIKAIGITNQRETTLLWDKNTGEPVHNAIVWQDTRTDALCKELGRNVGQDRFRRETGLPLASYFAGPKARWLLDNVEGLRERAEAGDILFGTMDSWVIWNLTGGVNGGRHVTDVTNASRTMLMNLHTMEWDDKIAESIGVPLAMLPEIRSSAEVYGEITGGKLGDLLGGIPVASALGDQQAALFGQTCFAEGEAKSTYGTGTFLLMNTGEKPVNSYNGLLTTVGYRIGDEKAVYALEGSIAVTGSLVQWMRDQMGLISTAAEIETLALTVEDNGGAYFVPAFSGLFAPYWRSDARGVIAGLTRYVTKAHLARAVLEATAWQTREITDAMTKDSGVELAAIKVDGGMTSNNLLMQTLSDFVDAPVVRPMVAETTCLGAAYAAGLAVGFWTSTDDLRANWRRAAEWTPNMAAEKRDREYKSWLKAVERTMGWLEDDES
- a CDS encoding glycerol-3-phosphate dehydrogenase/oxidase, translating into MTSQSTLQSVPALGTHPASASNPSRAETREQLSKASFDLLVIGGGILGISTAWHAAQSGLRVALVDAGDFAGATSSASSKLLHGGLRYLQTGAVKLVAENHFERRAVSRQVAPHLANPLTFYLPVYKGGPHGAAKLGAGVFAYSALSAFGDGVGHLLSPAKAAQDVPELRTDNLKAVAVYGDDQMNDARMALMTVRAAVESGAVVLNHAEVTGLRFTKGRVTGADLRDRTSGDEFGVNARLVLNATGPWVDHLRRMEDPNAAPSIRLSKGAHLVLKRTSPWKAALATPIDKYRITFALPWEDMLLLGTTDEEFEGDPADVAVTEKDISQILDEAAFSVRDQQLSRDLITYSFAGLRVLPGGPGDTAKAKRETVVTEGRAGMLSVAGGKWTTFRHIGRTVMQKLEALPGAPLGDDFEPISSLPKKLPLPGVANPRAVAHRLLVDHPAPGPRMAADTAKHLATHYGSLAFDIARLANDNPELAQRVHPDAPEIWAQVVYARDNEWAETPDDVLRRRTTLTIRGLATDDVRAKVQDLLDKK